In one window of Mercurialis annua linkage group LG4, ddMerAnnu1.2, whole genome shotgun sequence DNA:
- the LOC126676731 gene encoding pheromone-processing carboxypeptidase KEX1-like produces MFVKGKRKVETEVEDNEGVVLKTKIHKLILNQSKMFNEFSAIKTFIETEFSDVKNQLAELKSLITAAAHRDTVEVGAHVLISSSEETVSEHPIKTNQEDIINDDDIDNKGDENEQNKKVESDDSNDGGDDKDHTNEHTDDSDGSEDKDYLNEPRDKEESDDSENSNNDMTDDKSERDGREGDKKMMMRKRMAQAMGMQLTIPMLARDSIMCTKIVRIVKVLKRKSMRIMMYQKRIKKLYNEAKRLMLLILFSKRKLTRALM; encoded by the exons ATGTTTGTTAAAGGAAAGCGTAAAGTCGAAACGGAGGTAGAGGACAATGAAGGAGTTgttttgaaaaccaaaattCATAAATTGATTTTGAATCAGTCGAAGATGTTCAATGAATTTTCTGCTATCAAGACATTTATAGAGACCGAATTCTCTGATGTTAAGAATCAATTGGCTGAATTGAAAAGTCTAATCACTGCAGCTGCCCATCGAGATACAGTTGAG GTGGGTGCTCACGTTCTTATTTCTTCTTCAGAAGAAACTGTTAGTGAACATCCGATTAAAACTAATCAAGAAGACATAATTAATGATGATGACATTGATAACAAGGGTGATGAGAATGAGCAGAATAAGAAAGTGGAAAGTGATGACAGCAATGACGGCGGTGATGATAAGGATCATACGAATGAGCATACTGATGACAGCGATGGCAGTGAGGATAAGGATTATCTGAATGAGCCTCGTGATAAAGAGGAAAGCGATGATAGCGAAAATAGCAACAATGACATGACTGATGATAAGAGTGAAAGAGATGGTAGAGAAGGtgataaaaaaatgatgatGAGAAAAAGGATGGCTCAAGCCATGGGAATGCAGTTGACGATTCCAATGTTAGCGAGAGATTCAATTATGTGTACAAAGATCGTGAGGATAGTGAAAGTTCTGAAAAGAAAGTCGATGAGGATAATGATGTATcaaaagagaataaaaaagtTATACAACGAAGCAAAAAG